A window of Tatumella citrea genomic DNA:
GGATGCTGGTGGTGGTGTCGGGCAAATTTCCAGCAAGCTGGCATTACAGGGGCACAACGTCCTGTTAGGTGATGTTTCTGAAGAGATGCTGAAGCGTGCTGAAGAGCATGCCAGGCTGCTGGGTGCCGACAATAATATGGTTTTTAAACAAATGCGGGCTCAGGATATCGCTGACCATTTGGTTAAGCCCGCGGATCTGGTATTGTTTCATGCTGTGCTGGAATGGATCGCGGAACCTGAACTGACGCTAAAGGCATTATATGACGCGTTAACCCCCGGAGGGATATTGTCGCTTATGTTTTATAATCTTCATGGACTGACGATGCAGAATCTGACGCTGGGTAATTTTGGCTATCTGCGTGCAGATATGAAAAAGCGCAAGAAGAAAACGTTGTCGCCGGATTATCCCCGCGATCCACAGCAGGTCTATGGTTGGCTGACTGACTGCGGATTTACCATTGAACAGCGGGCAGGAATCCGGGTGTTCAGTGATTTTATTCGTGATATGCCACCCAGTGCTAATGGTTTTGATGGGATCCTCGAAATGGAGCGCCGGTTCTGCCGTCAGGAACCTTTTTTGAGCCTGGGCCGGTATATTCATGTCACAGCGCGTAAACCTCTGCAAAAGGATCAATTATGAGTGATTTCTCCCAGACGATCCCGGAGTTGGTTTCCTGGGCCCGTACCAGCGATTTTTCTATATCGCTGCCGACGGAGCGTCTGGCTTTCCTGCTGGCGATCGCGACACTGAACGGCGAAAGGATGGATGGTGAACTGAGTGAAGGTGAACTGATTGATGGCTTCCGCCATGTCAGTAAAGCCTTTGAACAAACCAGTGAAACAGTTCAAGCCAGAGCGAATAACGCAATTAATGATATGGTAAAACAGCGATTATTAAATCGCTTTACCAGCGAACAGGCTGATGGCCATGCGATCTACCGTCTGACCCCGTTGGGGATTGGAATTACCGATTATTATATTCGCCAGCGTGAATTCTCAACGCTGCGTCTGTCAATGCAACTGTCAATTGTTGCCAATGAACTGAAACGGGCCGCCGATGCTGCCGAAGAGAATGGCGACGAATTTCACTGGCATCGAAATGTGTTTGCACCGCTTAAGTATTCAGTGGCAGAGATTTTCGACAGCATTGATTTGACTCAGCGTACTATGGATGAACAGCAGCAGGGCGTTAAAGACGATATTGCCGCTTTGCTGAATAAAGACTGGCGGGCTGCTATTTCCAGCTGTGAATTATTACTTTCCGAAACTTCCGGTACCTTGCGTGAACTGCAGGATACGCTGGAAGCCGCCGGTGATAAATTGCAGGCCAGTCTGATGCGTATTCAGGATGCGACACTTAACAGCCCGGATTTGGGGTTTGTCGATAAACTGGTGTTTGATTTGCAGAGCAAATTAGACCGTATTACCAGTTGGGGCCAACAGGCAATTGACCTGTGGATTGGCTATGACCGCCATGTTCATAAGTTCATCCGAACTGCCATCGATATGGACAAAAACCGGGTTTTTGCCCAGCGTTTGCGCCAGTCTGTTCAAAATTATTTTCAGTCTCCGTGGGCTTTGACCTATGCAAATGCTGAACGTCTGTTTGATACCCGTGAAGATGAACTGGCCTTACGAAATGAAGAGGTCACCGGAGAATTACCGGCGGAGCTGGAGTTTGAAGAATTTAATGAAATCAGAGAACAACTGGCAGCAATGATTGAAGAAGCATTGCGTATCTATAAACAGCAGGCTATTCCCCTGAATCTGGCCGATGTCATGAGAGAATATCTGGCGCAGTATCCACGGGCGCGGCATTTTGATTTAGCGCGAATTGTTATCGATCAGGCCGTACGGTTAGGTGTTTCCGAAGCTGACTTAGCAGGACTGCCTGCTGTGTGGCAAATTATAAATGATTACGGAGCCAAGGTGCAGGCACATGTCATCGACAAATATTGAACAAGTGATGCCGGTAAAACTGGCACAGGCACTGGCTAACCCGATTTTTCCGGCACTGGACAGTCAACTGAGAGCAGGCCGGCATATTGGTTTTGAAGAATTAGACAATCATGCCTTTTTAATGGATTTTCAGGGTGAATTTGAAGAATTCTATGCCCGTTACCACGTGGAGTTGATTCGTGCTCCGGAAGGGTTCTTTTATCTGCGACCACGTTCCACTACGCTGATTTCCCGATCTGTGATGTCTGAACTGGATATGATGGTCGGAAAAATTCTTTGTTATCTGTACCTTAGCCCAGAGCGGCTGGCCAATGAAGGTATCTTTACTCAGCAGGAACTGTACGACGAGTTGTTATCGCTGGCCGATGAGTCGAAACTGCTGCGTTTCGTTAACCAGCGTTCAACCGGTTCTGATTTTGATCGGGCGAAATTACAGGAAAAGGTGCGTGCCTCACTCAACCGCCTGCGCAGACTGGGTATGGTCTGGTTTATGGGGAATGATAACAGTAAGTTTCGGATTATGGAGTCAGTATTCCGTTTTGGTGCTGAGGTTCGAAGTGGTGATGAACCACGTGAAGCACAGTTGCGTTTAATCCGTGACGGAGAAGGTGTTTCGCTCGAGCAGCGGGATACAGCCAGTCAGACAGAAGCAGAAAATGAGATCAGTGATGATGCCGCTGACAGCGGGGAGGATGACGAGGAATGATTGAACGTGGAAAGTTTCGATCGCTAACGTTGATTAACTGGAACGGCTTTTTTGCCCGGACCTTTGATCTTGACGATATGGTGACCACGCTGTCCGGGGGAAATGGTGCGGGTAAATCGACCACCATGGCTGCCTTTATTACCGCCTTAATTCCTGATCTGACATTGCTGCATTTCAGAAATACAACTGAAGCGGGAGCCACCAGTGGCTCACGCGATAAGGGTTTGCACGGTAAATTGCGTGCCGGGGTTTGTTATGCGGTGCTGGATGTCGTTAATTCCCGTGGGCAGCGTTCTGTCGTGGGAGTGCGCTTACAACAAATCTCAGGGCGTGATAAGAAAGTCGATATTAAAGCTTTTAGTGTCCATGACTTGCCTGAGTCGGTTGCTCCGACCGAATTGCTGACTGAAATAGTTAACAGCCGCCAGGCTAAAGTACTGCCTCTTAATGAAGTGAAAGAGCGACTGGATGCACTGGAAGACGTAACTTTCCGTCAGTATAACTCTGTAACTGACTATCACAGCATGATGTTTGAGCAGGGAATTGTGGCGCGTCGCCTTCGTACTCAGGGAGATCGCAGCAAATATTACCGTCTTATTGAAGCCTCATTGTATGGCGGGATCTCCAGTGCGATAACCCGTTCACTGCGTGATTACCTGTTACCTGAAAACGGCGGTGTGCGTAAAGCATTCCAGGATATGGAAGCGGCTCTGCGCGAAAACCGTATGACACTGGAAGCGATACGTGTCACTCAGTCAGATCGTAATCTGTTTAAGCATCTGATCACCGAAGCGACCGATTATGTCGCCGCGGATTATATGCGGCATGCCAATGAGCGCCGTATTCATCTGGATGGTGCTCTGTTACTGAGAAATGAATTGTTCACCGGGCGTAAAGAGCTGGCCAGTGGGCAATACCGGCATGTCGAAATGGCCCGGGAGCTTTCAGAGCATTCAGCAGCAGAAGGATCTCTGGAATCCGATTACCAGGCGGCAAGTGATCATCTGAATCTGGTTCAGACTGCGGTGCGTCAGCAGGAAAAAATTGAGCGTTACGAAAGTGAGCTTGAAGAACTGACCTTCCGTCTGGAAGAACAAAATGAAGTCGTGGCGGAAGCGGAAGAGATCTTTGAAGATAATCAGCAACGATCTGAAGCTGCTGAGCTCGAGGTTGATGAACTGAAGAGCCAGCTGGCCGACTTCCAGCAAGCACTGGATGTTCAGCAAACCCGTGCTATTCAGTATCAGCAGGCTATTCAGGCACTGCAGCGCGCCCGCGAACTTTGTCAAATCCCTGACTTATCACTGGAGAGTGCTGAAGAGTGGCAGGAGCGCTTCAGTGCCCGTGAAGAGGAGGCGACCAGCCAGTTACTGTCGCTTGAACAAAAACTGAGTGTGGCTGAAGCAGCCCACAGTCAGTTTGAACAGGCACTGGAACTGGTCACCCAAATTTCTGGTCCCGTGAGCCGTCACGATGCCTGGCAAACCGGGCGGGAAATTGTCCGTGAGGCAGCGACCCAACGACATTATGCGGATCAGCTTTCTTCACTCCGGCTGCGACTGGCGGAACTTGAGCAGCGGTTACGTGAACAAAATGAAGCCGAGCGTTTGCTGGCTGATTTCTGTAAAAGTCAGGGACAGCAATATGATGCCGATGCGCTGGAAGGGTTGCACCGTGAGCTGGAAGCACAGATTGAAGCCTTATCTGAAACCGTAGCTAATGCCGGAGAACAGCGGTTATCTCTGCGCCAGACTCTGAGTCAGATTCGGGAAAAGATCACGTCTCTGACCAGCAAAGCACCACACTGGCTGGCAGCGCAGGAAATACTGACCCAGTTAAGCGAGCAAACCGGCCAGGCATTAACCAATAGCCAGCAGGTTACGGGTTACATGCAACAGTTGCTGGAACGTGAGCGCGAAACGACGGTTGAACGTGATGCCGTTGCCGCGAAAAAGCGTGAAGCAGAGCAACAAATCGAACGTCTCAGCCAGCCAGGCGGTGCCGAAGATGCACGCCTTAACCAGCTGGCAGAGAAATTTGGCGGTGTTTTATTATCTGAGATCTATGATGACGTAACACTGGATGATGCTCCGTATTTCTCGGCATTATACGGCCCGTCACGCCATGCCATTGTGGTCCCGGATTTATCTCTGGTTCAGGAACAGTTGTCCGGTCTGGAAGATTGCCCTGAGGATCTTTACCTGATTGAAGGTGATCCACAGTCATTTGATGACAGTGTATTCAGCGTCGATGAGCTGGAAGGCGCGGTTATTGTTAAGGTGGCTGATCGTCAGTGGCGTTATTCCCGTTTCCCTAAAGTACCGTTGTTTGGCAGAGCAGCCAGGGAAAATCAGCTGGAATTACTGCATAACGAACGTGAAAAACTGGCCGAAACTTATGCCACATTATCTTTCGATGTCCAGAAAACCCAGAGGCTGCATCAGTCGTTCAGCCGTTTCATCGGCAGCCATCTGGCGATTGCCTTTGAGCAGGATCCTGAGGAACAAATTCGTCAGCTGAACAGCCAGCGCATTGATATTGAGCGTTCACTGAATCAGCATGAAAATGAGACCGTTCAGCAACGCCAGCAGTATGAAGCTGCAAAAGAGGGGGTTGCCCGCCTGAACCGGTTGCTGCCGCGGGTCAGCCTGCTGCAGGATGAAACACTGGCAGATCGTTGTGAAGAAATTCGTGAACATGTTGAAGAAGCACAGGAAGCTTCCCGTTATCTTCATCAGCACGCCAGCAAAATCACTAAACTGGAAACTTTGTTACCGGTTCTGCAAAGTGATCCTCAGCAGCATGCACAGTTACAGGCTGATTATCAGACAGCGCAACAGAAGCAACGGGAATATCGTCAGCAGTCATTTGCGCTGACGGAAGTTCTGCAACGCCGCGCCCATTTCAGCTATGCCGACTCCGGCAGCATGCTGGATGGTAATAGTGATCTCAGTAACAAATTGCGTAAGCAGCTGGAACAGGCCGAAGGTGAACGTGCCCAGGCCAGAGAGAAACTTCGGGAACATCAGTCTGTACTGACTCAATATTCCCGTGTACTGGCTTCTCTGAAAAGCTCCTACGATGCCAAAAAAGACATGCTCCGTGAATTACATCAGGAGATGCAGGATATCGGTGTGGCTGCGGATACCAGTGCAGAAGAGCGCTCCAGATTGCGTCGTGATGAGTTGTATAACCAGTTAAGCCATAACAGGGCCCGCCGTAATCAACTGGAAAAACAAATCACTTTCTGTGAAGCCGAAATGGATGCCTTACAGAAAAGGTTACGTAAACTGGAACGTGACTATGCGCAAAACCGGGAGCAGGTTGTCCGTGCCAAGGCCGGATGGTGCAATGTTATGCGGCTGGTCAAAGA
This region includes:
- the cmoM gene encoding tRNA uridine 5-oxyacetic acid(34) methyltransferase CmoM; translation: MKDRNFDDLAEKFTQNIYGTAKGQIRQAILWDELNVILANLPQRALSVVDAGGGVGQISSKLALQGHNVLLGDVSEEMLKRAEEHARLLGADNNMVFKQMRAQDIADHLVKPADLVLFHAVLEWIAEPELTLKALYDALTPGGILSLMFYNLHGLTMQNLTLGNFGYLRADMKKRKKKTLSPDYPRDPQQVYGWLTDCGFTIEQRAGIRVFSDFIRDMPPSANGFDGILEMERRFCRQEPFLSLGRYIHVTARKPLQKDQL
- the mukF gene encoding chromosome partition protein MukF, translated to MSDFSQTIPELVSWARTSDFSISLPTERLAFLLAIATLNGERMDGELSEGELIDGFRHVSKAFEQTSETVQARANNAINDMVKQRLLNRFTSEQADGHAIYRLTPLGIGITDYYIRQREFSTLRLSMQLSIVANELKRAADAAEENGDEFHWHRNVFAPLKYSVAEIFDSIDLTQRTMDEQQQGVKDDIAALLNKDWRAAISSCELLLSETSGTLRELQDTLEAAGDKLQASLMRIQDATLNSPDLGFVDKLVFDLQSKLDRITSWGQQAIDLWIGYDRHVHKFIRTAIDMDKNRVFAQRLRQSVQNYFQSPWALTYANAERLFDTREDELALRNEEVTGELPAELEFEEFNEIREQLAAMIEEALRIYKQQAIPLNLADVMREYLAQYPRARHFDLARIVIDQAVRLGVSEADLAGLPAVWQIINDYGAKVQAHVIDKY
- the mukE gene encoding chromosome partition protein MukE, which codes for MSSTNIEQVMPVKLAQALANPIFPALDSQLRAGRHIGFEELDNHAFLMDFQGEFEEFYARYHVELIRAPEGFFYLRPRSTTLISRSVMSELDMMVGKILCYLYLSPERLANEGIFTQQELYDELLSLADESKLLRFVNQRSTGSDFDRAKLQEKVRASLNRLRRLGMVWFMGNDNSKFRIMESVFRFGAEVRSGDEPREAQLRLIRDGEGVSLEQRDTASQTEAENEISDDAADSGEDDEE
- the mukB gene encoding chromosome partition protein MukB → MIERGKFRSLTLINWNGFFARTFDLDDMVTTLSGGNGAGKSTTMAAFITALIPDLTLLHFRNTTEAGATSGSRDKGLHGKLRAGVCYAVLDVVNSRGQRSVVGVRLQQISGRDKKVDIKAFSVHDLPESVAPTELLTEIVNSRQAKVLPLNEVKERLDALEDVTFRQYNSVTDYHSMMFEQGIVARRLRTQGDRSKYYRLIEASLYGGISSAITRSLRDYLLPENGGVRKAFQDMEAALRENRMTLEAIRVTQSDRNLFKHLITEATDYVAADYMRHANERRIHLDGALLLRNELFTGRKELASGQYRHVEMARELSEHSAAEGSLESDYQAASDHLNLVQTAVRQQEKIERYESELEELTFRLEEQNEVVAEAEEIFEDNQQRSEAAELEVDELKSQLADFQQALDVQQTRAIQYQQAIQALQRARELCQIPDLSLESAEEWQERFSAREEEATSQLLSLEQKLSVAEAAHSQFEQALELVTQISGPVSRHDAWQTGREIVREAATQRHYADQLSSLRLRLAELEQRLREQNEAERLLADFCKSQGQQYDADALEGLHRELEAQIEALSETVANAGEQRLSLRQTLSQIREKITSLTSKAPHWLAAQEILTQLSEQTGQALTNSQQVTGYMQQLLERERETTVERDAVAAKKREAEQQIERLSQPGGAEDARLNQLAEKFGGVLLSEIYDDVTLDDAPYFSALYGPSRHAIVVPDLSLVQEQLSGLEDCPEDLYLIEGDPQSFDDSVFSVDELEGAVIVKVADRQWRYSRFPKVPLFGRAARENQLELLHNEREKLAETYATLSFDVQKTQRLHQSFSRFIGSHLAIAFEQDPEEQIRQLNSQRIDIERSLNQHENETVQQRQQYEAAKEGVARLNRLLPRVSLLQDETLADRCEEIREHVEEAQEASRYLHQHASKITKLETLLPVLQSDPQQHAQLQADYQTAQQKQREYRQQSFALTEVLQRRAHFSYADSGSMLDGNSDLSNKLRKQLEQAEGERAQAREKLREHQSVLTQYSRVLASLKSSYDAKKDMLRELHQEMQDIGVAADTSAEERSRLRRDELYNQLSHNRARRNQLEKQITFCEAEMDALQKRLRKLERDYAQNREQVVRAKAGWCNVMRLVKDNGIERRLHRRELAYLSGDELRSMSDKALGALRLAVADNEHLRDVLRLSEDPKYPERKIRFFIAVYQHLRERIRQDIIRTDDPVEAIEQMEIELNRLTEELTAREQNLAISSRSAANIIRKTIQREQNRIRQLNQGLQAVSFGQVNSVRLNVNVREAHSVLLETLASDHEQHQDLFNSQRLTFSEALAKLYQRLNPQIDLGQRTPQVIGEELLDYRNYLEMEVEVNRGSDGWLRAESGALSTGEAIGTGMSILVMVVQSWEEESRRLRGKDISPCRLLFLDEAARLDGRSIATLFELCERLDMQLVIAAPENISPEKGTTYKLVRKVINNTEHVHVVGLRGFGPEPSAATPPAGQLTES